One genomic region from Streptomyces sp. NBC_00457 encodes:
- a CDS encoding RelA/SpoT family protein, translating to MSAEATNPAAGPVAPTGPRRRSLPRIDLRRLGRAALLGPTARDRLPDAIGHVVEAHRAHYPDADIEPLRRAYVLAESSHRGQMRKSGEPYITHPLAVTLILAELGAENTTLTASLLHDTVEDTEVTLDQVGEQFGAEVRYLVDGVTKLEKVDYGAAAEPETFRKMLVATGSDVRVMSIKLADRLHNMRTLGVMRPEKQARIAKVTRDVLIPLAERLGVQALKTELEDLVFAILHPEEYDHTRKLIADNAALPDDPLAEVAQDVRTVLRDAGIQAEVLIRPRHFVSMHRVSRKRGRLRGCDFGRLLVLVGEDADCYGVLGELHTCMTPVVSEFKDFIAVPKFNLYQSLHTAVARQDGQVAEVLIRTHQMHKVAEAGVVALGNPYAPAPEDPADGERVDPTRPGWLSRLLDWQEGAPDPDTFWSTLREDLAQDREITVFRPDGGTLGLPEGATCVDAAYAQYGEDAHACMGARVNGRLATLSTVLRDGDTVQLLMGQDPASEPSREWLEHAHTPAARIAIQRWLATHPSQAEPEPETERDPGTPSAASRPAADVPATRPGAANAVVDEPGATVRLAGCCTPVPPDEVTGFVVRGGAVTVHRVECAAVARMKSSGRAEVGVRWGDTTECRVTLVAESFGRPHLLADLTEAIALEGAEIVSATVEPPSQQRVRHTYTLQLPDAAHLPALMRAMRNVPGVYDVGRAQTPGA from the coding sequence ATGAGTGCGGAGGCAACGAACCCTGCCGCAGGTCCCGTAGCCCCCACCGGGCCCCGCAGGAGGTCGCTCCCCAGGATCGACCTGCGCCGCCTTGGCCGTGCCGCGCTGCTCGGCCCCACCGCCCGTGACCGGCTGCCCGACGCCATCGGCCATGTCGTAGAGGCCCATCGCGCGCATTACCCCGACGCCGACATCGAACCCCTGCGCCGCGCCTATGTACTGGCCGAGTCCTCGCACCGCGGGCAGATGCGCAAGAGCGGCGAGCCCTACATCACACACCCGCTCGCCGTGACCCTGATCCTCGCCGAACTCGGCGCCGAGAACACGACCTTGACGGCCTCTCTGCTCCACGACACCGTCGAGGACACCGAGGTGACCCTCGATCAGGTCGGTGAGCAGTTCGGCGCCGAGGTCCGCTATCTCGTCGATGGCGTCACGAAGTTGGAGAAGGTCGACTACGGCGCCGCCGCCGAACCCGAGACCTTCCGCAAGATGCTCGTCGCCACCGGCAGCGACGTCCGCGTGATGTCGATCAAACTCGCCGACCGACTGCACAACATGCGCACGCTCGGCGTGATGCGCCCCGAGAAACAGGCACGCATCGCCAAGGTGACCCGGGACGTGCTCATCCCGCTCGCCGAACGCCTCGGCGTCCAGGCCCTGAAGACCGAACTGGAAGACCTAGTCTTCGCGATCCTGCACCCCGAGGAGTACGACCACACTCGCAAGTTGATCGCCGACAACGCGGCGCTCCCCGACGACCCGCTCGCCGAGGTCGCCCAAGACGTGCGCACCGTCCTGCGCGACGCGGGCATTCAGGCCGAAGTCCTCATCCGGCCCCGGCACTTCGTCTCGATGCACCGCGTGTCCCGCAAGCGGGGGCGCCTCAGGGGCTGCGACTTCGGCCGGCTGCTGGTGCTGGTGGGCGAGGACGCGGACTGCTACGGCGTTTTGGGCGAGCTGCACACCTGTATGACGCCCGTCGTCTCGGAGTTCAAGGACTTCATCGCCGTCCCCAAGTTCAACCTCTACCAGTCGCTGCACACCGCCGTCGCCCGGCAGGACGGCCAGGTCGCCGAAGTCCTCATCCGCACGCACCAGATGCACAAGGTCGCCGAGGCCGGCGTCGTCGCGCTCGGCAACCCCTACGCCCCCGCCCCCGAGGACCCGGCCGACGGCGAGCGCGTCGACCCCACCCGGCCCGGCTGGCTCTCCCGCCTGCTCGACTGGCAGGAGGGCGCTCCCGACCCCGACACCTTCTGGTCCACCCTGCGCGAGGACCTCGCCCAGGACCGCGAGATCACCGTCTTCCGGCCCGACGGCGGCACGCTCGGTCTGCCCGAGGGCGCGACCTGCGTGGACGCAGCGTACGCGCAGTACGGCGAGGACGCGCACGCCTGCATGGGCGCCCGCGTCAACGGCCGCCTGGCGACGCTGAGCACGGTCCTGCGGGACGGTGACACCGTCCAGCTCCTCATGGGGCAGGACCCGGCCTCCGAGCCCTCCAGAGAGTGGCTGGAGCACGCGCACACACCGGCGGCCAGGATCGCGATCCAACGGTGGCTCGCGACCCACCCGTCGCAGGCAGAACCCGAACCCGAGACCGAGCGCGATCCCGGGACGCCGTCCGCGGCCTCGCGGCCCGCCGCCGACGTTCCCGCCACCCGGCCGGGCGCCGCGAACGCGGTGGTCGACGAGCCCGGCGCGACCGTACGGCTCGCCGGCTGCTGCACACCCGTACCGCCCGACGAGGTCACCGGATTCGTGGTCCGCGGGGGAGCGGTGACCGTGCACCGCGTCGAGTGCGCTGCGGTAGCGCGTATGAAGAGCTCGGGGCGCGCGGAGGTCGGCGTGCGCTGGGGCGACACCACCGAGTGCCGGGTCACCCTGGTCGCCGAATCGTTCGGCCGCCCCCATCTCCTGGCCGACCTCACGGAAGCGATCGCCCTGGAGGGCGCGGAAATCGTGTCGGCGACCGTCGAACCCCCGAGCCAGCAACGCGTCCGCCACACCTACACCCTCCAACTCCCGGACGCCGCCCACCTTCCCGCCCTCATGCGGGCCATGCGGAACGTGCCAGGGGTGTACGACGTGGGACGGGCCCAGACACCGGGAGCGTAA
- the dapF gene encoding diaminopimelate epimerase produces the protein MSTRIAFLKGHGTENDFVIVPDPENAIDLSPADVAALCDRRAGVGGDGLLHVVRSAAHPEAKDMAAEAEWFMDYRNGDGSIAEMCGNGVRVFARYLQRAGHVTEGDLAVATRGGVKSVHIAKDGGVTVGMGKARLPEGDVTVSVGERSWPARNVNMGNPHAVAFVEDLAHAGTLFTPPPFSPASAYPDGVNVEFVVDRGPAHVALRVHERGAGETRSCGTGACAVAVAAARRDGADPAVTGTPATYTVDVPGGTLVITERPDGEIEMTGPAVIVAEGEIDAEWLENAVR, from the coding sequence ATGAGCACGCGGATCGCCTTCCTCAAGGGGCACGGCACGGAGAACGACTTCGTGATCGTCCCGGACCCCGAGAACGCCATCGACCTGTCCCCGGCCGACGTCGCCGCCCTGTGCGACCGCCGCGCGGGCGTCGGCGGCGACGGGTTGCTGCATGTCGTACGGTCCGCAGCGCACCCGGAGGCCAAGGACATGGCGGCCGAGGCGGAGTGGTTCATGGACTACCGCAACGGCGACGGCTCGATCGCCGAGATGTGCGGCAACGGGGTGCGGGTGTTCGCGCGCTACCTCCAGCGCGCCGGACACGTCACCGAAGGTGACCTCGCCGTCGCCACGCGCGGGGGCGTGAAGAGCGTGCACATCGCGAAGGACGGCGGCGTCACCGTCGGCATGGGCAAGGCGCGTCTGCCTGAAGGGGACGTCACCGTGAGCGTCGGCGAGCGCAGCTGGCCCGCGCGGAACGTGAACATGGGCAACCCCCACGCGGTCGCCTTCGTGGAGGACCTCGCCCACGCGGGCACCCTGTTCACCCCGCCGCCCTTCAGCCCGGCGTCCGCCTACCCGGACGGGGTGAACGTCGAGTTCGTGGTCGACCGCGGCCCCGCTCACGTCGCGCTGCGCGTGCACGAGCGCGGCGCCGGCGAGACCCGCTCGTGCGGCACGGGCGCGTGCGCCGTCGCCGTGGCCGCTGCCCGAAGAGACGGCGCCGACCCCGCCGTCACCGGCACCCCGGCGACGTACACCGTCGATGTCCCCGGCGGGACCCTGGTGATCACCGAGCGGCCCGACGGCGAGATCGAGATGACCGGTCCCGCGGTGATCGTGGCCGAGGGAGAGATCGACGCGGAATGGCTGGAAAACGCGGTTCGGTGA
- the miaA gene encoding tRNA (adenosine(37)-N6)-dimethylallyltransferase MiaA, which produces MSSAPPAPRVIAVVGPTAAGKSDLGVFLAQRLGGEVVNADSMQLYRGMDIGTAKLTPEERSGVPHHLLDIWDVTITASVAEYQRLARERIDALLAAGRWPILVGGSGLYVRGAVDNLEFPGTDPDVRARLEEELTLRGSGALHARLAAADPEAAYAILPSNGRRIVRALEVIEITGRPFTANLPGHDSIYDTVQIGVDVTRPELDDRIARRVDRMWEAGLVDEVRALEVQGLREGRTASRALGYQQVLAALAGEYTEEEARAETVRATKRFARRQDSWFRRDPRVHWLSGAAADLTELPHLALALLERPVTA; this is translated from the coding sequence GTGAGCAGTGCACCCCCCGCCCCCCGCGTCATCGCCGTCGTCGGACCCACCGCGGCCGGAAAGTCCGATCTGGGCGTCTTTCTGGCCCAGCGTCTCGGCGGCGAGGTCGTCAACGCCGACTCCATGCAGCTCTACCGAGGGATGGACATCGGCACCGCCAAGCTGACGCCCGAGGAACGCTCCGGCGTCCCGCACCACCTCCTGGACATCTGGGACGTGACCATCACGGCGTCCGTCGCCGAGTACCAGAGACTCGCGCGAGAACGGATCGATGCACTGCTCGCTGCCGGACGCTGGCCGATCCTGGTCGGCGGCTCCGGCCTGTACGTCCGCGGCGCCGTCGACAACCTGGAGTTCCCCGGCACGGACCCCGACGTCAGGGCCCGCCTGGAGGAGGAGCTCACGCTCCGCGGCTCCGGCGCGCTGCACGCCCGGCTGGCCGCCGCGGACCCCGAGGCCGCGTACGCGATCCTCCCCAGCAACGGCCGCCGTATCGTCCGGGCCCTCGAGGTGATCGAGATCACCGGCAGGCCCTTCACCGCCAACCTTCCCGGCCATGACTCGATCTACGACACGGTCCAGATCGGCGTGGACGTGACACGCCCCGAACTCGACGACCGCATCGCCCGCCGGGTCGACCGGATGTGGGAGGCGGGGCTCGTCGACGAGGTGCGCGCCCTTGAGGTGCAAGGGTTGCGGGAGGGGCGTACGGCCTCGCGCGCGCTCGGCTACCAGCAGGTGCTCGCCGCGCTCGCGGGGGAGTACACGGAGGAGGAGGCGCGCGCCGAGACCGTCCGTGCCACCAAGCGCTTCGCGCGCCGTCAGGATTCATGGTTCAGACGCGATCCCCGGGTGCACTGGCTGAGTGGGGCGGCGGCGGATCTCACAGAACTTCCGCACCTCGCGCTGGCCTTGCTCGAACGACCGGTTACAGCCTGA
- a CDS encoding gliding motility protein, translated as MTEATEAAEPKVPSEATEEAAETVEATAAEGVEVPKHDIPKQSSEEAADREAGDGART; from the coding sequence GTGACGGAGGCCACTGAGGCGGCGGAGCCGAAGGTGCCGTCCGAGGCCACGGAGGAGGCGGCCGAGACCGTCGAGGCCACCGCCGCGGAGGGTGTCGAGGTCCCCAAGCACGACATCCCCAAGCAGTCCTCGGAGGAGGCTGCCGACCGGGAGGCCGGCGACGGCGCCCGCACGTAA
- a CDS encoding antitoxin, producing the protein MGLLDKITHGLDKAAETVDKKTKGKYSGKIQSGTGKAKGAMDRLAHKDDTGTGDAPTTPPPDSPPPTS; encoded by the coding sequence ATGGGTCTCCTGGACAAGATCACGCACGGCCTCGACAAGGCCGCAGAGACTGTCGACAAGAAGACCAAGGGCAAGTACAGCGGCAAGATCCAGTCGGGTACGGGCAAGGCCAAGGGAGCCATGGATCGACTCGCGCACAAGGACGACACCGGCACGGGCGACGCACCCACGACGCCGCCGCCGGACTCGCCGCCGCCGACTTCCTGA
- a CDS encoding class III extradiol dioxygenase subunit B-like domain-containing protein yields the protein MLVAAAVCPCPPLLVPEVAAGAAPEMDAARAACTNALGVLAAARPDLLVVLGPAEQSGRGTHPEGTRGSFHGFGVDLDVRLGSGKGDDETEAAESERRLPASLAVAGWLLERIGWSGAPIEGLGVGEPLAAERCIEVGRAIAARAERVALLVMGDASACRTLKAPGYLDERAAPFDAEVARALGTADVAALKALDVELAYELKASGRAPWQILAGAAEEAQLEGALLYEDAPYGVGYLVATWS from the coding sequence ATGCTTGTCGCCGCCGCCGTCTGCCCCTGCCCACCGCTCCTCGTGCCGGAGGTCGCCGCGGGCGCCGCGCCCGAGATGGACGCCGCGCGCGCGGCCTGCACGAACGCACTCGGCGTCCTCGCCGCCGCCCGGCCCGACCTGCTCGTGGTGCTCGGGCCGGCGGAGCAGAGCGGGCGCGGAACGCACCCCGAGGGCACACGCGGCTCCTTCCACGGCTTCGGCGTGGATCTCGACGTACGACTGGGCAGCGGCAAGGGCGACGACGAGACGGAAGCGGCGGAGTCGGAGCGTCGGCTTCCGGCCTCGCTCGCCGTGGCCGGATGGCTGCTGGAGCGCATCGGATGGTCGGGCGCCCCGATCGAGGGACTCGGTGTGGGGGAACCGCTGGCGGCCGAGCGGTGTATTGAAGTGGGAAGGGCGATCGCCGCGCGTGCCGAGCGGGTGGCGCTGCTGGTGATGGGCGACGCCAGCGCGTGCCGCACGCTGAAGGCCCCCGGCTATCTCGACGAGCGGGCGGCGCCGTTCGACGCGGAGGTCGCGCGTGCGCTCGGGACGGCGGACGTGGCGGCGCTGAAGGCGCTCGACGTGGAGCTGGCGTATGAGCTGAAGGCATCGGGGCGGGCCCCCTGGCAGATCCTTGCGGGCGCGGCCGAGGAGGCGCAGCTGGAGGGCGCGCTGCTGTACGAGGACGCGCCGTACGGCGTGGGGTACTTGGTCGCGACCTGGTCGTAG
- the miaB gene encoding tRNA (N6-isopentenyl adenosine(37)-C2)-methylthiotransferase MiaB: protein MTSSSDRSQAVDVKTYEVRTYGCQMNVHDSERLSGLLEEAGYVRAPEGSDGDADVVVFNTCAVRENADNRLYGNLGRLAPRKASRPGMQIAVGGCLAQKDRDTIVKKAPWVDVVFGTHNIGKLPVLLERARVQEEAQVEIAESLEAFPSTLPTRRESAYAAWVSISVGCNNTCTFCIVPALRGKEKDRRTGDILAEIEALVAEGVSEITLLGQNVNAYGSDIGDREAFSKLLRACGKIEGLERVRFTSPHPRDFTDDVIAAMAETPNVMPQLHMPLQSGSDTVLKAMRRSYRQERYLGIIEKVRAAIPHAAITTDIIVGFPGETEEDFEQTLHAVREARFAQAFTFQYSKRPGTPAATMENQIPKQVVQARYERLVALQEEISWAENKKQVGRTLELMVAEGEGRKDGATHRLSGRAPDNRLVHFTKPDQDVRPGDVVTVEITYAAPHHLLAEGAVLDVRPTRAGDAWEKRNAAETAEPAGVMLGLPKIGVPEPLPVATGSGCGCD, encoded by the coding sequence ATGACCAGCAGCAGCGACCGGAGCCAGGCAGTGGACGTGAAGACCTACGAAGTGCGCACCTACGGGTGCCAGATGAACGTCCACGACTCCGAGCGATTGTCCGGGCTGCTCGAAGAGGCCGGTTATGTGCGCGCCCCCGAGGGCTCCGACGGCGACGCGGACGTCGTCGTCTTCAACACGTGCGCCGTCCGTGAGAACGCCGACAACAGGCTGTACGGCAATCTCGGCCGCCTCGCCCCGAGGAAGGCCTCGCGGCCCGGCATGCAGATCGCCGTCGGTGGCTGCCTGGCGCAGAAGGACCGCGACACGATCGTGAAGAAGGCGCCCTGGGTGGACGTCGTCTTCGGCACCCACAACATCGGCAAGCTCCCGGTCCTGCTGGAACGGGCGCGCGTGCAGGAAGAGGCGCAGGTCGAGATCGCCGAGTCGCTGGAGGCGTTCCCGTCGACGCTGCCGACCCGGCGCGAAAGCGCGTACGCGGCCTGGGTGTCGATCTCCGTCGGCTGCAACAACACCTGCACCTTCTGCATCGTCCCGGCCCTGCGCGGCAAGGAGAAGGACCGCCGGACCGGCGACATCCTCGCCGAGATCGAGGCCCTGGTCGCCGAGGGCGTCTCCGAGATCACGCTGCTCGGCCAGAACGTCAACGCGTACGGCTCCGACATCGGCGACCGCGAGGCCTTCAGCAAGCTGCTGCGGGCCTGCGGAAAGATCGAGGGCCTGGAGCGCGTCCGCTTCACCTCCCCGCACCCGCGCGACTTCACCGACGACGTCATCGCCGCCATGGCCGAGACACCGAACGTGATGCCGCAGCTGCACATGCCGCTGCAGTCCGGCTCGGACACGGTCCTGAAGGCGATGCGCCGCTCCTACCGCCAGGAGCGCTACCTGGGGATCATCGAGAAGGTCCGCGCCGCCATCCCGCACGCCGCGATCACCACCGACATCATCGTGGGCTTCCCCGGCGAGACGGAGGAGGACTTCGAGCAGACGCTGCACGCCGTCCGTGAGGCCCGCTTCGCGCAAGCGTTTACGTTCCAGTACTCCAAGCGGCCCGGCACGCCCGCGGCGACCATGGAGAACCAGATCCCCAAGCAGGTCGTCCAGGCGCGCTACGAGCGTCTCGTCGCCCTCCAGGAGGAGATCTCCTGGGCGGAGAACAAGAAGCAGGTCGGCCGCACCCTGGAGCTGATGGTCGCCGAGGGCGAGGGCCGCAAGGACGGCGCCACCCACCGCCTCTCCGGCCGCGCCCCCGACAACCGCCTGGTCCACTTCACCAAGCCCGACCAGGACGTCCGCCCCGGCGACGTCGTCACCGTCGAGATCACGTACGCCGCCCCGCACCACCTCCTCGCCGAGGGCGCCGTCCTCGACGTGCGCCCCACGCGCGCGGGCGATGCCTGGGAGAAGCGCAACGCCGCCGAGACGGCCGAGCCGGCCGGCGTGATGCTCGGCCTGCCGAAGATCGGTGTGCCCGAGCCGCTGCCGGTGGCCACGGGCAGCGGCTGCGGCTGCGACTGA
- a CDS encoding carboxylesterase/lipase family protein has protein sequence MAFASSEPQPVPVPQPVLVRTTAGTVRGIQEGEVAVFRGIPFAEPPVGALRFAAPQPARGWDGVRPALDFGPPPPQGMDATATDSRGDEWLSVNVWTPAPDPGAGRAVMVWIYGGAYTFGMSGLPEYDGARLAEDVVVVTFNYRIGVEGFTQIEGAPANRGLLDQVAALEWVRDNIRGFGGDPDRVTVFGQSAGAGSVAALLAMPRAAGLFRRAVAQSVQGTFFSPELAADIGAACAAELGLRPTAAELSTVDPQLLAAAGDAVTARMPESVERWGRAAYRSIMYAPVVDGDVLPVTPWQALADGAGRGIDLLVGHARDEQRLLSLLDGTLGQVTEEQAEAALRILAPGPDGARRFRDGFPDAGPDALHELVLSDWLFRMPSLRLAHEQQAAGGRAYVYELTWPAPGMGGVLGACHGLDVPLVFGNLDRGQPAVLFGDGQSPEAEALSARMRAAWTRFAVEGDPGWPAYDMEQHLVQLYDARPTVTRYPEETSRLLWQHHAFNPLPLLSSPSGSTARPAFEPTPPGR, from the coding sequence ATGGCCTTCGCCTCGTCCGAGCCTCAGCCCGTACCCGTACCTCAGCCCGTACTGGTCCGCACGACCGCCGGGACGGTGCGCGGCATCCAGGAGGGTGAGGTGGCGGTCTTCCGCGGCATCCCCTTCGCCGAACCGCCGGTCGGCGCCCTCCGATTCGCCGCACCTCAGCCCGCGCGCGGGTGGGACGGAGTGCGGCCCGCCCTGGACTTCGGGCCGCCGCCCCCGCAGGGCATGGACGCGACGGCGACGGACTCACGGGGCGACGAGTGGCTGTCGGTCAATGTCTGGACGCCCGCGCCGGACCCGGGTGCGGGGCGTGCGGTGATGGTGTGGATCTACGGCGGCGCCTATACGTTCGGCATGTCCGGCCTGCCCGAGTACGACGGTGCTCGTCTCGCCGAGGACGTCGTCGTGGTGACCTTCAACTACCGAATCGGCGTGGAGGGTTTCACGCAGATCGAGGGCGCACCGGCCAACCGGGGCCTGCTCGACCAGGTCGCGGCCCTGGAGTGGGTGCGCGACAACATCCGGGGCTTCGGCGGCGACCCCGACCGCGTCACCGTCTTCGGCCAGTCGGCCGGCGCCGGTTCCGTGGCCGCGCTCCTGGCCATGCCGCGTGCCGCCGGGCTCTTCCGGAGGGCGGTCGCGCAGAGCGTGCAGGGCACGTTCTTCTCGCCGGAACTCGCCGCCGACATCGGCGCCGCATGCGCGGCCGAGTTGGGCCTGCGTCCCACGGCGGCCGAGCTGTCCACGGTGGACCCGCAGCTGCTGGCCGCCGCCGGAGACGCGGTCACCGCCCGGATGCCCGAGTCGGTCGAGCGGTGGGGCCGGGCCGCGTACCGGTCGATCATGTACGCGCCCGTCGTCGACGGCGACGTCCTTCCCGTGACGCCCTGGCAGGCCCTGGCCGACGGCGCGGGCCGGGGCATCGACCTCCTCGTCGGGCACGCGCGCGATGAGCAGCGTTTGCTCAGCCTGCTCGACGGAACGCTCGGCCAGGTCACGGAGGAGCAGGCCGAGGCGGCGCTGCGCATCCTCGCCCCGGGTCCGGACGGCGCGCGTCGCTTCCGCGACGGCTTCCCCGACGCAGGCCCCGATGCATTGCACGAACTGGTCCTCTCGGACTGGTTGTTCCGCATGCCGAGCCTCCGCCTCGCCCACGAGCAGCAGGCCGCGGGCGGCCGGGCGTACGTCTACGAGCTGACCTGGCCCGCCCCGGGCATGGGCGGCGTCCTCGGCGCCTGCCACGGCCTGGACGTACCGCTCGTCTTCGGGAACCTGGACCGCGGCCAGCCCGCCGTGCTGTTCGGCGACGGCCAGTCCCCCGAGGCGGAGGCGCTGTCCGCACGCATGCGTGCCGCGTGGACGCGGTTCGCCGTCGAAGGCGACCCCGGCTGGCCCGCGTACGACATGGAGCAGCACCTGGTGCAGCTCTACGACGCCCGGCCGACCGTCACCCGCTACCCGGAAGAGACCTCACGCCTCCTCTGGCAGCACCACGCCTTCAACCCGCTGCCGCTGCTCAGCTCACCTTCCGGCAGTACAGCGCGTCCGGCGTTCGAGCCGACCCCGCCCGGCCGGTGA
- a CDS encoding response regulator transcription factor, with product MSGPDQGISASEHGIPASGHGISASEQGIPASGHCISASEHGIPASKPGIPASDDRIRVLLADDHTLVRRGVRLILDGEDDLTVVAEAGDGAEAVARARDTEVDLAVLDIAMPRMTGLQAARELSRRMPGLRILILTMYDSEQYFFEALKAGASGYVLKSVADRDLVEACRAAMRDEPFVYPGAERALVRSYLDRLHRGDDLPARAVTDREEEILKLVAEGHTSKEIGELLFISAKTVERHRANLLQKLGMRDRLELTRYAIRAGLIEP from the coding sequence ATGTCCGGACCGGATCAGGGCATCTCCGCGTCGGAACACGGGATTCCGGCATCGGGACATGGCATCTCCGCGTCGGAACAAGGAATTCCGGCATCGGGACACTGCATCTCGGCGTCGGAACACGGAATTCCCGCGTCGAAACCCGGCATCCCCGCGTCGGACGACCGCATCCGCGTCCTGCTCGCCGACGACCACACGCTCGTACGCCGTGGTGTGCGGCTGATCCTCGACGGCGAGGACGACCTGACGGTCGTGGCGGAGGCCGGCGACGGCGCCGAGGCGGTCGCGCGGGCACGTGACACCGAGGTGGATCTCGCCGTCCTGGACATCGCCATGCCCCGGATGACCGGCCTGCAGGCGGCCCGCGAACTATCGCGCCGCATGCCGGGGCTGCGGATCCTCATCCTCACGATGTACGACAGCGAGCAGTACTTCTTCGAGGCCCTCAAGGCGGGAGCCAGCGGCTATGTCCTGAAGTCCGTCGCCGACCGGGACCTGGTCGAGGCGTGCCGGGCGGCGATGCGCGACGAGCCGTTCGTCTACCCGGGCGCCGAACGGGCCCTCGTCCGCTCCTACCTGGACCGTCTGCACCGGGGCGACGACCTGCCCGCGCGGGCCGTCACCGACCGCGAGGAGGAGATCCTGAAGCTGGTCGCGGAGGGGCACACCTCCAAGGAGATCGGCGAACTCCTCTTCATCAGCGCGAAGACGGTTGAGCGGCACAGGGCCAATCTGCTGCAGAAGCTGGGGATGCGGGACCGGCTGGAACTGACGCGGTATGCGATACGGGCGGGGCTCATCGAGCCTTGA
- a CDS encoding sensor histidine kinase: MSLFWRIFSLNAAGLIVAAALLLGPVTVSTPVQPAEALVVAVGLVVLLAANAVVLRVGLAPLQRLGRAMATADLLRPGARAVVAGPAETAELITTYNTMLDRLEAERAAGAARALSAQERERHRIARELHDEVGQTLTAVLLQLKRVADRAPEDLRPEVGQAQEATRAGLDEIRRIARRLRPGVLEELGLASALRSLATEFTAHGLAVRHRIPGDLPALPEEAELVVYRVAQEALTNTARHAGADRAEIRFRRIADGVELVVGDNGKGVGTAAEGAGIGGMRERALLIGADLAVRPGSEGRGTDVRLCIPAGGR; encoded by the coding sequence GTGTCGCTGTTCTGGCGGATCTTCTCGCTCAACGCCGCCGGCCTGATCGTGGCCGCCGCCCTGCTGCTGGGTCCGGTCACCGTCTCGACCCCCGTCCAGCCCGCCGAGGCCCTCGTCGTCGCCGTCGGACTGGTCGTGCTGCTGGCCGCCAACGCCGTCGTCCTGCGCGTCGGGCTGGCCCCGCTCCAGCGGCTGGGCAGGGCCATGGCCACCGCCGACCTGCTGCGACCGGGCGCCCGTGCGGTGGTCGCCGGTCCGGCGGAAACGGCCGAGCTCATCACGACGTACAACACGATGCTCGACCGTCTGGAGGCCGAGCGCGCCGCCGGTGCCGCCCGTGCGCTGTCCGCGCAGGAACGTGAACGCCATCGCATCGCCCGGGAACTCCATGACGAGGTCGGCCAGACCCTGACCGCCGTGCTCCTCCAGCTCAAGCGCGTCGCCGACCGCGCCCCCGAGGACCTGCGCCCGGAGGTCGGCCAGGCCCAGGAGGCCACCCGCGCCGGTCTCGACGAGATCCGCCGCATAGCCCGCCGGCTGCGCCCGGGCGTCCTGGAAGAGCTGGGCCTGGCCAGCGCCCTGCGCTCACTGGCGACGGAGTTCACCGCGCACGGTCTCGCGGTGCGCCACCGCATTCCCGGCGACCTGCCCGCGCTGCCCGAGGAAGCGGAACTCGTCGTCTACCGCGTCGCCCAGGAGGCCCTCACCAACACCGCCCGGCACGCCGGAGCCGATCGCGCCGAGATCCGGTTCCGGCGGATCGCGGACGGCGTCGAACTCGTCGTGGGCGACAACGGCAAGGGCGTCGGTACGGCGGCGGAGGGCGCCGGGATCGGGGGCATGCGTGAGCGGGCGCTGCTGATCGGCGCGGACCTCGCCGTGCGGCCGGGGTCCGAGGGCCGCGGGACGGACGTACGCCTGTGCATACCGGCCGGAGGCCGCTGA
- a CDS encoding TrkA C-terminal domain-containing protein, producing MSAPRLRATPLPGIGVQYDLMTRENRHLSVVAHRDGARTVSVYRADDPDSCAQSLRLTGAEAGSLIDALKPSHHSASLLYTSDLGLVAERVEVAATSRWNGRVLGDTRMRTETGASVVAVLRRAEAIPSPAPDFRLVGGDTLIVVGTREGVDAAAAILGRE from the coding sequence GTGTCCGCTCCACGCCTGAGGGCCACGCCGCTGCCGGGCATCGGGGTCCAGTACGACCTGATGACGCGAGAGAACCGCCATCTGTCGGTGGTGGCACACCGCGACGGCGCCCGCACGGTGAGCGTGTACCGGGCCGACGACCCCGACTCCTGCGCCCAGTCGCTACGGCTGACCGGCGCCGAGGCGGGCTCGCTGATCGATGCGCTCAAGCCGTCCCACCACAGTGCGAGCCTGCTGTACACCTCGGACCTGGGGCTGGTCGCCGAGCGGGTCGAGGTGGCCGCCACCTCACGCTGGAACGGGCGGGTGCTGGGCGACACCCGGATGCGGACCGAGACGGGCGCGTCCGTCGTGGCGGTGCTGCGGCGGGCCGAGGCGATCCCGTCCCCGGCACCGGACTTCCGGCTCGTGGGCGGTGACACGCTCATCGTCGTCGGCACCCGAGAGGGCGTCGACGCGGCCGCGGCGATACTCGGGCGGGAGTGA